The region TAGTCACGTGGCAATCCCGCTTTCTGCGGCATTGAGATTGCTTCCCTTCGAAAAGCGGTTACTGAGCTTGTCGAAGCACTCAGGACAAGCGCTACGCTTGCAATGACTTTGCACCCGCATCATTGAGAGCACCACGGTTTGTTTTGAGACGGCCCCTGTATATATCAGTCATAATGAAATTATTTTAAAATGTAAAATACTTATGGGCACCTCTCAAACTACTTTCATCATTATAAATGTAATAAAGAGAAAGCGGTTTTATCCTATATATTGTGCCCCAAGGGAACATCCAAAAAAATAATTTTTAGAAGTTCCCTTATGATTCAACATCAAAACATTACACAGAATAGTGAGGATAGTCATGAAAAAAAACATTCTGGCATTGATTTTTATGATGTACATCACTGCTATGCCTTCATTGACCTTTGCAATAGCTGATATCGCAGTTATTGGAGGGTATACCCCCTACGGAAAAATAGATTTTTATGAAGAGGAATATGATTCACTCAAAGGGTATAATTACGGAGTGATGGGACATCTTAATGTTGATACTGAAGTTATCATGTTTGGATTTGGATTTTATTTCCATGGTGAACGGTTGCACTATACATTCAACGGGGACACAAGAGATTTTACTGTTAAACAATCATGGGGGCCTGATATTATTATCATGATAACAGCAAGTGAGATTATTGCCCCGTATGTACGGGCTGGCATTGCACTTTTGAGTGAACTCAAATACGATTACGGCTACGACAAAAAGGAAAAAACCAGATTCTTAAACAGTGGCTGGTGGGCCATAGGTTCAGGTATTCACATAACTGAAGAGATTCTTATTTTTGGCGAATTACAACGACTATCCATGTCCCATGACAATGAACATTCAGCCAAACGGTATACAGTAAATGCTGGAGCAATGTTTAATTTTTAAATTCGTTATAAAAACCAGAAAAAAGTGTGTTTAGTTTCACCGTCTTTTTTTACATATTTATAAAGACCTTTTAATATTGAAAATTTTATAAAACCTGTTTCCTGCTCTTTTTCATAGTTCCATAATATACCCCACAGGCTCCCTACTGAATGATACAGACGTTGTGGCTCTTTCTTCTCATCAAAAAGTATTCCTAAAAGAACCAGTCGTCTTCCATCCTGATATCTAACATTTTCATTATGATAGTACAATAAACCCAAAAAACCCAAATCAAAAATATCATCATATTCCCGGTAAAAACCACTGAGCAAAACGGGCATAATCAATAACCTTGAATGGTTATCGTTATAGTAGTAATAAAGAGGCAGTACTTTATGGCTGAAGCCATATGCATCTTTTTCAGCACCAACCAGCCATAATAATGCATCAACGTCATAATTATTATATTTTTTGTCATAATCATACTCAAATAAGGTGCCCCAAAGCAACCGTAATTTTGTTAATTCAGGCGTAAATTGTGTATCTATTGTGGTAAATAGATATGAATATTCTTTCTTAATTATATCCATTGAATTAGAAAAATAAATCTGGCGGTCATATAGCAACAAAACATCATCGTGAATATAATCATTTGCTCTGTGCCGGTAATATCCGGCAATGAATAGCGTGTTTTCACTTTTGTTTTCTTCTTTATCTTCATATTTGTTGTAATATGTTAAAAGAAGAGGAATAAACAGCGTATATGAGTTAATACCCTGCAACGTGCTTTTATAATACAATGGGTTGATATTGACACTTTGAATAACGCTATCATTGTGAACATATTCTTTGCTGTAATGCAACAGCGAAAAAGACCGCTTTACACTGACTTCATTTTCTTTCCACATTCTGTACCAGTACAGGGGAAATATCCTGAAACCTTTTGTATCAGGTGAATAGTACCAGTTTATAAAAGGCCACAGCAGCGTCTTTTCATGATAATCATCTTCTTTATATTCATCCCAGTATATGTTTAAGGCATACACTTTAAAATAGGAATCACCTTTTTTCTGATAACCATATAATGGAAACAGCACAAAATATTCCTGGTCATCCAAAATATATGAACAGTAAAATGGGAGCAATACAAAAAGCTTGTCTGCAGAAGTCTCATCCCATGTAAGCCATGAAAGAGGCAATAATCTGAAATGCCGCCTGCTGTCTGCTTTCTCAAATGCCATAATCCCAAAACCAATTTTCCACCCCCAGAAAACCAGAGAATCTTCACGGTTCACTGTTTTCTTTTTTACAATCTGCGGTTTGTCAGTTTCATTTTTATTATTTATTTTGGCGATAGTTATCGGTAATGGGTCTTTGCCATGATAGTCGTTTACTGGATTATTAACTACTTCTTCATCCATCTGCGATTGCAGGTTACTATCGCTTTCATTATTTTGAATTTTTTTCAAAGGTATACGGGATGAAAAACTCCACATCTCATACACCCATGATATATCTGTATCAAGGTACATGGTTTTACCGGTACCTATATTCATTGCAACATCCGGCGTAAACATTCCTGTATATGATTTTCGTGCATAGCCTGTTATATTAATATGAATTATGGTGTTTTTATCCTTATAATTATAAATAAGGGGAAGTATAAGGGTCCCCTGGCTTTTTGCATTACGCCATGAAAAATACACAGGAAGAATATGCGTATAGCAGGCAACGGTGCTGCCAGCATACTCATCATTGCTACCTGTATACTGTTTGTTGTGATAGTACGGCCATATCCAGAGTATATCGGTGTTACGAGCCCAGTAATGGTAATGAAAGATACCAAATGATTTCCCTTCATCTTTTGTTATATCCGGCCTGCAATAAAAAGGAATATAGTACCTATAGCTATATTGGCCATATTTATGAAATATGAATGGCGCTATCCACAGGGATTGCAATGACCCTTTATGTGTCTTCCAGTCAATAAACCACATAAGATTAGTATGAGAGCTATCGCCACCAGTACTATAGTAAAACACAGGAATCACAGGAAACATTAGGTTTTTATAAACAGTTTTATGTGAAGTTTCGTCAGTAACAGTACGTCTACCAAAAAGGGGTGTTATGTACTGCTTTGTTGTATATGAATTGTTACTACTTTTCCATATTGCTAAAAACGGCAAAAGGTGATAGTAATAATCCCCGTTAGCATGCTTATTATTGATATACAGTGGCGCCAGCAATGACAGATACCCATCACTTCCTTTTTTCCACATCACAAAAGGAACAACCCAAAAACGGTTAATTCCATCAGGATCCCAGGAATAATCCAGAACCCACAGTATATTTCTGTGACCCCCAGCCATGTTGCTATTATGATAGGTAATGGGTATAATTGGTGCCCAGAATGTATATTCATTACTGTCGCTTTTTGTTTCATAATAAAAAAGGGGTGTAACACATTCTTTATATTTCGATGCTTCAGATGTATAGGAATTGTAATACGACAACAATGGGATCATTAAAAAGTAGGTATCCATATACTGTTTTTCATCAGGGTAATTATGCTGCAAACCCCACCAGAAAAGCAGTAACGCTGATTTATTATATCCAGCATCACTAATTGAAGAATAATATGCAGGAAATAGAATATATTTTGTAGCTTCTGCACCATTAGTTTTTACATATGTTAAAAGTGGGAAGATTACTGTTTTTTTACGATTGTCTATTTTACTTGCAAGATGGTAATATAATGGCAAAACTCTGTATGATGTGTATTTTGGGTAATCAGTATATTTATACAACCACAGAACCATCAATGAATAATGATTATCCCATTTCTCCTGTTCAACAAAAAGCGACTTTACAGGATACTTTTCCTCCTTTTCACTGCCATATACATCATGTTCCCCCATTTCAAGATCTTCCCATTCAGCATATAATGAAGTAGTAATAAAAGAAAACAAAATAACAATATACAATACAAAAGCAAAACGATTGGATTTCATCAGCTATCTCTGTTTAGTGCCACTTTAAAAGGAATGCAATTTTTACTGTAAGCGCACAGACTGAAGCTCCAATAATTGCTCCCCACAGCAAATCAATACCAGTAATAAGCACCGGCCATCCTTTAATAGTTGCCTGGTTTGTCAGGTCATACGTTGCATAGCTTACAAGCCCAAATAGTGCTCCTGCAAATAAAGCCTGTATTGCTGATTGTGCTTTAATTGCAGGTATAATACAAAAATACTGTAACCCAAAAATAAACAGTACATAAAATAAAATAACAGCCCACCACACCACATCACCCATAAGATAACCTAAATATTGTTTGTACATGTTTTTAGCTATCACCGTTAACCACAGAGCGTCAATGAGCAGAAAAAGAATTAATGCGGTACTATACATTTTTACGTAATTCATTATAGAACCTCCTCTCAAAATAAAATTTTGAACACTATGTTATCCTTACACTTTTTTGATATATATACAAATGGGTTATAGTACAGGTATCAAAATAAAACAATTGTTTTTTTATTAATAATATCAAGAAAGTCATATTACAGGCTCAATTGACTGTATATCCACTTTTACTGATACGCCTTTCTGCAAAATATCAACTGACACAACGACGTGATGTTCTGTTCCCCTGCTTACCAGTATCCCCTGTACACCTGATAAAGGACCACTGATTATTTTTACCTTTTGTCCTTCTTTTAAATAAGGGTGTTCATCTATTGTAAGCTTGCTGTTGACCATTTTATAAATGCTTATTATCTGATCATCAGCTACAGGCTGATATCCGGAACTATCGCCCAATATTTTTACCACACCTCTAATTTTTAAAACTTGCAAAAAATAAGCTTTATCATTGGGAAGCTTAACAAACAAATAGCCGGGAAACAGCGGAAAAGGAATGAGCTTGTTTCTATCTTTCCATTGTCGCAATCTTTCAACCACTGGCAAAAATGACTCAATACCTTTTGCTAACAGTGCACTGTGCACTTTAAACTCATGGCGAGAGCGAACATACACCGCATACCAGTTACTTTCCATTGTGCCATACCAGCAGCGCTTTGTCTAAATTGAGTTTTTCTTTATATTTTGTTTTTTCCTTTGGCGATAGCACCAGTGGCCGTATCTTGCGTTTTATAATTCCTTCAGCTTTTTCAATGAGTTGAGCCAGATATGAATAATCAACAGCACCTACAATGACAACATCAATAATGCCACTATCTATCCCTTTTGCATAATCGCCAACCACATACGCTTCATGTACTTTTCCTAATTTGGCAAGCACACTGTCAATCAACACATCGATACCCAAATATTTTTTCACAACACTGTGAATATCTTTATAAAGTGGGTGACTGGTATTTGCATTGTAGTACACCTTATTGCCATTGGCGTTGCGCTCTAAATAGCCTGCATCCACAAGACGGTCAAGTTCCACACGCACTGCAT is a window of Spirochaetota bacterium DNA encoding:
- a CDS encoding DUF2177 family protein; the encoded protein is MNYVKMYSTALILFLLIDALWLTVIAKNMYKQYLGYLMGDVVWWAVILFYVLFIFGLQYFCIIPAIKAQSAIQALFAGALFGLVSYATYDLTNQATIKGWPVLITGIDLLWGAIIGASVCALTVKIAFLLKWH
- a CDS encoding UpxY family transcription antiterminator, with the translated sequence MESNWYAVYVRSRHEFKVHSALLAKGIESFLPVVERLRQWKDRNKLIPFPLFPGYLFVKLPNDKAYFLQVLKIRGVVKILGDSSGYQPVADDQIISIYKMVNSKLTIDEHPYLKEGQKVKIISGPLSGVQGILVSRGTEHHVVVSVDILQKGVSVKVDIQSIEPVI
- a CDS encoding ArsR family transcriptional regulator, whose translation is MLDALITSKTRLKILLKFFINPSTKGYLRELAAQMNESTNAVRVELDRLVDAGYLERNANGNKVYYNANTSHPLYKDIHSVVKKYLGIDVLIDSVLAKLGKVHEAYVVGDYAKGIDSGIIDVVIVGAVDYSYLAQLIEKAEGIIKRKIRPLVLSPKEKTKYKEKLNLDKALLVWHNGK